From the Balearica regulorum gibbericeps isolate bBalReg1 chromosome 4, bBalReg1.pri, whole genome shotgun sequence genome, one window contains:
- the TACC3 gene encoding transforming acidic coiled-coil-containing protein 3 isoform X2: MPEKVSAAPYPDDEMPVKSRGSYNLDFDNLNDINPFQSSVQLQHSPGNLQKSPVTASSSSEKTAEKSNDSLLDDTASFASATGSTEHSSEEKTLFSGKESVLKELESNKSKLSPKQAIDDSVQDVKSASTDVSQIGNSMGLAETPTPPVQLSDNLSPSSSDVTNSSKTGESKLQSVSVAEKASAEESKPAEGLTISKGEVAEKAGVTKAGPVKLEFDFDNTTTRKPPPKKLGKRPGIKPPSKKTPVTKTKPEDTEVQNKSNVEDEIPLPKASYKFDWDKLDDPNFNPFGGGSKISSSPKCSKPSPQKSHLQEEQDRTSSRKEPLPAEQDNRPSTCETLGKRGSKSLEISKQSVVEDKPEVQAEAELPGEEAMEKQMNPSKMSPANVPPQDNLISADSGKKSVSAEEIKPSSHRTEITADEQTANTEPEELFRPSSEVLGMGIEIDYLEQFGTSSFKESALRKQSLYLKFDPLLRDSPKKPVSGTMETNKNIMTAPLQCGPVADFSKLLVEAENPAVSIQNEEKPKGLDLLGTFTTTETDPLIPDSLTSDVSPLPFAASTNTAVDAIIDVLKYSQKDMDAAVELVKREVQEKELETQEWKKKYDKLHMEYKEMGKIIAEFEGTITQMMEDAQKQKELSKKEMQRMVEEKQQVMSDLNSMEKSFSELFKRFEKQKEVLEGYRKNEEALKKCAEEYLARIKKEEQRYQALKAHAEEKLHQANEEIAQVRSKAKSETAALQASLRKEQMRIQSLERSLEQKTKENDELTKICDDLILKMEKI; this comes from the exons ATGCCAGAGAAGGTCAGTGCGGCTCCTTACCCAGATGATGAGATGCCAGTGAAGAGTCGAGGTTCCTACAATCTTGATTTTGATAACTTAAATGACATCAATCCCTTTCAAAGTTCAGTGCAGTTGCAGCATTCTCCTGGAAATTTGCAAAAGTCTCCTGTAACAGCATCTAGCAGCTCtgagaaaactgctgaaaaaagtAATGATTCTCTTCTGGATGATACAGCTTCTTTTGCTTCAGCCACAGGAAGTACAGAGCACTCAAGTGAAGAGAAGACTCTCTTCTCTGGAAAAGAATCTGTATTGAAAGAGCTGGAGTCTAACAAATCCAAGCTGTCCCCTAAGCAAGCAATTGATGACTCTGTCCAGGATGTGAAGTCTGCTTCCACAGATGTGAGCCAAATTGGTAACTCAATGGGATTAGCAGAAACCCCTACACCTCCTGTACAATTATCTGACAACTTAAGTCCCAGTAGTTCTGATGTAACTAATTCTTCAAAAACTGGGGAATCGAAGCTTCAGAGTGTTTCAGTAGCAGAAAAAGCCTCTGCAGAAGAGTCAAAGCCTGCAGAAGGGCTGACTATCTCCAAAGGGGAAGTGGCAGAAAAGGCTGGTGTCACCAAGGCTGGACCAGTAAAACTGGAATTTGACTTTGATAATACCACTACTAGAAAGCCACCTCCTAAGAAACTAGGTAAAAGACCTGGAATTAAGCCACCTTCCAAGAAAACTCCTgttaccaaaacaaaaccagaagatactgaagtgcaaaataaaagtaatgtGGAAGATGAAATCCCTCTTCCCAAAGCATCTTATAAGTTTGACTGGGACAAACTCGATGATCCGAACTTTAATCCATTTGGTGGAGGCTCTAAAATTTCCAGCTCACCCAAGTGTTCTAAACCTAGCCCTCAGAAATCTCACCTGCAAGAGGAACAGGATAGGACATCATCAAGAAAGGAGCCTCTTCCAGCAGAGCAGGATAACAGACCAAGTACCTGTGAAACTCTTGGGAAAAGAGGATCCAAAAGTCT ggAAATCAGCAAACAGAGTGTGGTAGAAGACAAGCCGGAAGTTCAAGCAGAAGCTGAACTTCCAGGAGAGGAAGCCATG GAGAAACAAATGAACCCATCTAAAATGTCTCCAGCTAATGTCCCTCCTCAAGATAATTTGATTTCTGCTGACAGTGGAAAAAAGTCAGtgtctgcagaagaaattaaaccTAGTTcacacagaactgaaataacTGCAGATGAGCAGACAGCTAACACTGAACCTGAAGAGCTCTTCAGACCATCGTCAGAAG TTCTGGGAATGGGCATAGAAATAGACTATCTGGAACAGTTTGGGACTTCATCA TTCAAAGAGTCTGCCTTGAGGAAACAGTCGCTGTATTTGAAGTTTGACCCTCTATTGAGAGACAGTCCGAAAAAGCCAGTTTCTGGTACTATGGAAACAAACAAGAATATCATGACAGCTCCACTTCAGTGTGG TCCTGTTGCTGACTTCAGTAAATTGCTTGTGGAAGCTGAAAATCCTGCAGTGAGtattcaaaatgaagaaaaaccaaaaggaCTAGATCTTCTGGGAACATTTACAACTACT GAAACAGATCCCCTAATTCCAGACTCTCTGACTAGTGATGTTTCTCCACTCCCTTTTGCTGCTTCCACAAACACTGCAGTGGATGCTATTATAGATGTGCTAAAATATAGCCAAAAAGACATGGATGCAGCTGTTGAACTGGTTAAGAGAGAG gTTCAAGAAAAGGAGTTGGAGACtcaggaatggaaaaagaagtatGATAAGCTTCATATGGAATACAAGGAAATGGG aaaaataattgctgagTTTGAAGGTACAATAACACAAATGATGG AGGATGCTCAGAAGCAGAAGGaactttcaaagaaagaaatgcagaggatGGTGGAAGAGAAGCAACAAGTTATGTCAGATCTGAACTCAATGGAGAAATCGTTCTCTGAACTCTTCAAAcgatttgaaaaacagaaagaagtgCTAGAGGGTTACCGCAAA AATGAAGAAGCTCTGAAAAAATGTGCTGAAGAATACCTGGctagaattaaaaaagaggAGCAGAGATATCAGGCACTAAAGgcacatgctgaagaaaaactgCATCA AGCAAATGAGGAAATTGCCCAGGTACGAAGCAAAGCTAAATCAGAGACTGCAGCACTACAAGCCAGTCTCCGCAAAGAACAAATGAGGATCCAGTCTTTAGAGAGGAGCCTTGAACAAAAG ACTAAAGAAAATGACGAATTAACAAAAATCTGTGATGACTTGATcttgaagatggaaaaaatttGA
- the TACC3 gene encoding transforming acidic coiled-coil-containing protein 3 isoform X1 — MSLQILNAENGENGGNINDDLTAEDCGFFFAPPEPTGRPSILRLSQKENLPPKSVAKAMKVTFQTPLRDPQTRKILSPTMMDKLETTFTLEDYSEALVDDLLSAPVNVDTCQQKTEAEANNTVLNTQMPEKVSAAPYPDDEMPVKSRGSYNLDFDNLNDINPFQSSVQLQHSPGNLQKSPVTASSSSEKTAEKSNDSLLDDTASFASATGSTEHSSEEKTLFSGKESVLKELESNKSKLSPKQAIDDSVQDVKSASTDVSQIGNSMGLAETPTPPVQLSDNLSPSSSDVTNSSKTGESKLQSVSVAEKASAEESKPAEGLTISKGEVAEKAGVTKAGPVKLEFDFDNTTTRKPPPKKLGKRPGIKPPSKKTPVTKTKPEDTEVQNKSNVEDEIPLPKASYKFDWDKLDDPNFNPFGGGSKISSSPKCSKPSPQKSHLQEEQDRTSSRKEPLPAEQDNRPSTCETLGKRGSKSLEISKQSVVEDKPEVQAEAELPGEEAMEKQMNPSKMSPANVPPQDNLISADSGKKSVSAEEIKPSSHRTEITADEQTANTEPEELFRPSSEVLGMGIEIDYLEQFGTSSFKESALRKQSLYLKFDPLLRDSPKKPVSGTMETNKNIMTAPLQCGPVADFSKLLVEAENPAVSIQNEEKPKGLDLLGTFTTTETDPLIPDSLTSDVSPLPFAASTNTAVDAIIDVLKYSQKDMDAAVELVKREVQEKELETQEWKKKYDKLHMEYKEMGKIIAEFEGTITQMMEDAQKQKELSKKEMQRMVEEKQQVMSDLNSMEKSFSELFKRFEKQKEVLEGYRKNEEALKKCAEEYLARIKKEEQRYQALKAHAEEKLHQANEEIAQVRSKAKSETAALQASLRKEQMRIQSLERSLEQKTKENDELTKICDDLILKMEKI, encoded by the exons ATGAGTCTGcagattttaaatgcagaaaatggagaaaacgGAGGAAACATCAATGATGATCTAACGGCGGAAGACtgtggctttttctttgcaCCTCCAGAACCTACGGGGAGACCTTCCATTCTACGCTTGTCCCAGAAAGAAAACTTGCCACCAAAAAGTGTGGCAAAAGCTATGAAG GTAACATTTCAAACTCCTCTAAGAGATCCTCAGACTCGAAAAATCTTAAGTCCTACTATGATGGACAAACTTGAGACTACTTTCACGCTTGAGGATTACAGTGAAGCCTTGGTGGATGATCTTTTATCTGCACCTGTCAATGTTGA CACATGTCAACAAAAGACCGAAGCTGAAGCAAATAATACGGTGTTAAATACACAAATGCCAGAGAAGGTCAGTGCGGCTCCTTACCCAGATGATGAGATGCCAGTGAAGAGTCGAGGTTCCTACAATCTTGATTTTGATAACTTAAATGACATCAATCCCTTTCAAAGTTCAGTGCAGTTGCAGCATTCTCCTGGAAATTTGCAAAAGTCTCCTGTAACAGCATCTAGCAGCTCtgagaaaactgctgaaaaaagtAATGATTCTCTTCTGGATGATACAGCTTCTTTTGCTTCAGCCACAGGAAGTACAGAGCACTCAAGTGAAGAGAAGACTCTCTTCTCTGGAAAAGAATCTGTATTGAAAGAGCTGGAGTCTAACAAATCCAAGCTGTCCCCTAAGCAAGCAATTGATGACTCTGTCCAGGATGTGAAGTCTGCTTCCACAGATGTGAGCCAAATTGGTAACTCAATGGGATTAGCAGAAACCCCTACACCTCCTGTACAATTATCTGACAACTTAAGTCCCAGTAGTTCTGATGTAACTAATTCTTCAAAAACTGGGGAATCGAAGCTTCAGAGTGTTTCAGTAGCAGAAAAAGCCTCTGCAGAAGAGTCAAAGCCTGCAGAAGGGCTGACTATCTCCAAAGGGGAAGTGGCAGAAAAGGCTGGTGTCACCAAGGCTGGACCAGTAAAACTGGAATTTGACTTTGATAATACCACTACTAGAAAGCCACCTCCTAAGAAACTAGGTAAAAGACCTGGAATTAAGCCACCTTCCAAGAAAACTCCTgttaccaaaacaaaaccagaagatactgaagtgcaaaataaaagtaatgtGGAAGATGAAATCCCTCTTCCCAAAGCATCTTATAAGTTTGACTGGGACAAACTCGATGATCCGAACTTTAATCCATTTGGTGGAGGCTCTAAAATTTCCAGCTCACCCAAGTGTTCTAAACCTAGCCCTCAGAAATCTCACCTGCAAGAGGAACAGGATAGGACATCATCAAGAAAGGAGCCTCTTCCAGCAGAGCAGGATAACAGACCAAGTACCTGTGAAACTCTTGGGAAAAGAGGATCCAAAAGTCT ggAAATCAGCAAACAGAGTGTGGTAGAAGACAAGCCGGAAGTTCAAGCAGAAGCTGAACTTCCAGGAGAGGAAGCCATG GAGAAACAAATGAACCCATCTAAAATGTCTCCAGCTAATGTCCCTCCTCAAGATAATTTGATTTCTGCTGACAGTGGAAAAAAGTCAGtgtctgcagaagaaattaaaccTAGTTcacacagaactgaaataacTGCAGATGAGCAGACAGCTAACACTGAACCTGAAGAGCTCTTCAGACCATCGTCAGAAG TTCTGGGAATGGGCATAGAAATAGACTATCTGGAACAGTTTGGGACTTCATCA TTCAAAGAGTCTGCCTTGAGGAAACAGTCGCTGTATTTGAAGTTTGACCCTCTATTGAGAGACAGTCCGAAAAAGCCAGTTTCTGGTACTATGGAAACAAACAAGAATATCATGACAGCTCCACTTCAGTGTGG TCCTGTTGCTGACTTCAGTAAATTGCTTGTGGAAGCTGAAAATCCTGCAGTGAGtattcaaaatgaagaaaaaccaaaaggaCTAGATCTTCTGGGAACATTTACAACTACT GAAACAGATCCCCTAATTCCAGACTCTCTGACTAGTGATGTTTCTCCACTCCCTTTTGCTGCTTCCACAAACACTGCAGTGGATGCTATTATAGATGTGCTAAAATATAGCCAAAAAGACATGGATGCAGCTGTTGAACTGGTTAAGAGAGAG gTTCAAGAAAAGGAGTTGGAGACtcaggaatggaaaaagaagtatGATAAGCTTCATATGGAATACAAGGAAATGGG aaaaataattgctgagTTTGAAGGTACAATAACACAAATGATGG AGGATGCTCAGAAGCAGAAGGaactttcaaagaaagaaatgcagaggatGGTGGAAGAGAAGCAACAAGTTATGTCAGATCTGAACTCAATGGAGAAATCGTTCTCTGAACTCTTCAAAcgatttgaaaaacagaaagaagtgCTAGAGGGTTACCGCAAA AATGAAGAAGCTCTGAAAAAATGTGCTGAAGAATACCTGGctagaattaaaaaagaggAGCAGAGATATCAGGCACTAAAGgcacatgctgaagaaaaactgCATCA AGCAAATGAGGAAATTGCCCAGGTACGAAGCAAAGCTAAATCAGAGACTGCAGCACTACAAGCCAGTCTCCGCAAAGAACAAATGAGGATCCAGTCTTTAGAGAGGAGCCTTGAACAAAAG ACTAAAGAAAATGACGAATTAACAAAAATCTGTGATGACTTGATcttgaagatggaaaaaatttGA